From Sphingomonas hengshuiensis, one genomic window encodes:
- a CDS encoding dihydroneopterin aldolase: MPDYDICLDGLEVSIGLGIHPAERAAPQRVTLDVAMTCRYPARPEDRIDAVVDYDFLRTRILTLAAAGHIELQETLCEEVATLALADPRVVHVRVRSTKLDIYPDARIGCEITRTR, translated from the coding sequence ATGCCTGACTATGACATCTGCCTCGACGGGCTGGAGGTCAGCATCGGCCTTGGCATCCATCCCGCCGAACGCGCAGCGCCGCAGCGGGTGACGCTGGATGTGGCGATGACGTGTCGGTATCCCGCGCGCCCGGAGGACCGGATCGACGCCGTGGTCGATTATGATTTCCTGCGCACCCGCATCCTGACGCTGGCGGCGGCGGGACACATCGAGCTGCAAGAGACGTTGTGCGAGGAAGTCGCGACGCTTGCGCTCGCCGATCCGCGCGTGGTGCACGTGCGGGTTCGCTCGACCAAGCTCGACATCTATCCCGACGCGCGGATCGGCTGCGAGATCACCCGCACCCGCTGA
- a CDS encoding TonB-dependent receptor encodes MKKPDLLAATALALFLSIPAYAQNAPVPTDSAPQDYDNANDIVVTATRRNETVQDVPIAITAVSAELLENAGVQDIRGLEQLAPSLQTTTGQSAATGASLSIRGIGTAGDNPGFEPAVGVFIDGVFRPRAGVALAELPELERVEILRGPQGTLFGRNTSAGALSIFTALPRFDKLSGYIEGSYGNYNAYEIEGAITGPVSEQIALRFDGGYRKRDGYIHDANSDRRVNNIDRYNLRGQMLVDTGDVTFRLIADYSKTDEACCGAVSVARGSLAPVIQSIAAAQGIVGLYTGAASDRTMGISRNRDLNEKVTDYGVSSEINWDLGDVQMTSITAVRNWRATRNQDVDFSGIDRAYRSDYATRLRDITQEVRFQGSAFGGKLDWLIGGFYLNEELSLRDTVKIGNDGNRYVDTIFAGQLGAAFGTPVQFFGSLGSGVPTLGQVLINPAAPPAAYGALAPLVTLLRAQAGTAPIPGIPVVPGLAALALSPLPGAVAGQGNSPDFFKVKTDALALFTHNIVNVTDRLSLTLGARYNHETKKLNASINNNLGSCGFFNQVRAGNAAAVAYANILKNIPGLFNNLYLLSCNPAVNTEFNGNYAHDRSENKVTGTVKLAFKASDKLLVYGSFDRGYKSGGYNLDQATFDSVLLGGNGPQAADLAFGPESVDSFETGIKYSPNRTFTFNLAGFYAKYKDLQNLVFSGTNFVVQNIDKSTSRGIEAEAVIRPTAAFTVRLGYTYLDAKYDESNNFTGTPLAGLEGEQIQNQPKHVINSAVTWEPQLTSGLKGLAHVDMRYNSAVEIVGLSSVAGRGIVRNSDYPLINARLGLQNTDGSIKGEFFVENLTNQYYNITGFAVPEQTGNYAGYPGYPRFYGVRARFGF; translated from the coding sequence ATGAAAAAGCCCGACTTGCTGGCAGCGACGGCGCTTGCGTTGTTTCTGTCGATACCCGCTTATGCGCAGAACGCGCCGGTGCCGACTGACTCCGCGCCACAGGATTACGACAACGCCAATGATATCGTAGTGACGGCAACGCGCCGCAACGAGACGGTGCAGGACGTGCCGATCGCGATTACTGCAGTGAGCGCCGAGCTGCTCGAAAATGCCGGTGTGCAGGATATTCGCGGGCTCGAGCAACTTGCCCCCAGCCTCCAGACCACCACCGGCCAGTCCGCCGCGACGGGCGCATCGCTGTCGATCCGCGGCATCGGCACCGCGGGCGACAATCCGGGCTTCGAGCCCGCAGTGGGCGTCTTCATCGACGGCGTATTCCGCCCCCGCGCGGGCGTGGCGCTCGCCGAGCTTCCCGAACTGGAGCGCGTCGAAATCCTGCGCGGGCCGCAGGGGACGTTGTTCGGGCGCAATACCTCGGCGGGCGCGCTGTCGATCTTCACCGCGCTGCCGCGCTTCGACAAGCTGAGTGGCTATATCGAGGGCAGCTATGGCAACTACAACGCCTATGAAATCGAAGGCGCCATCACCGGGCCGGTAAGCGAACAGATCGCGCTGCGCTTCGACGGCGGCTATCGCAAGCGCGACGGCTATATCCACGACGCCAACAGCGATCGGCGAGTCAACAATATCGATCGCTACAATCTGCGCGGGCAGATGCTGGTCGACACCGGCGACGTCACGTTCCGGCTGATTGCGGATTATTCCAAGACCGACGAGGCGTGTTGCGGCGCCGTCAGCGTCGCGCGCGGTTCGCTGGCGCCGGTGATCCAGTCGATCGCGGCCGCGCAGGGGATTGTCGGGCTGTATACCGGCGCGGCGTCCGACCGCACCATGGGCATTTCGCGCAATCGCGACCTCAACGAAAAAGTCACCGATTACGGCGTGTCGAGCGAGATCAACTGGGATCTGGGCGACGTCCAGATGACCTCGATCACCGCGGTTCGCAACTGGCGGGCGACGCGCAACCAGGACGTCGATTTCTCCGGCATCGATCGTGCGTATCGCAGCGACTATGCAACCCGGCTGCGCGACATCACCCAGGAAGTGCGCTTCCAGGGATCGGCATTCGGGGGCAAGCTCGACTGGCTGATCGGCGGCTTCTACCTCAACGAGGAACTGAGCCTGCGCGACACGGTGAAGATCGGCAATGACGGCAATCGCTATGTCGACACGATCTTCGCGGGCCAGCTCGGCGCCGCGTTCGGGACGCCGGTGCAATTCTTCGGATCGCTGGGCAGCGGGGTGCCGACGCTGGGGCAGGTGCTGATCAATCCCGCAGCACCCCCCGCCGCCTATGGCGCGCTGGCGCCGCTGGTAACGCTGCTCCGCGCCCAGGCGGGGACCGCGCCGATTCCGGGCATTCCGGTGGTGCCGGGGCTTGCCGCGCTTGCGCTGTCGCCGCTGCCGGGTGCGGTGGCGGGGCAGGGCAACAGCCCGGACTTCTTCAAGGTCAAGACCGACGCCCTGGCGCTGTTTACCCACAACATCGTCAATGTGACTGACAGATTGTCGCTGACGCTCGGCGCGCGTTACAATCATGAGACGAAGAAGTTGAACGCCTCGATCAATAATAATCTTGGAAGTTGCGGTTTCTTCAACCAGGTGCGCGCCGGGAATGCGGCGGCGGTGGCCTATGCCAATATCCTCAAAAACATTCCGGGGCTGTTCAACAATCTGTACCTGCTGAGCTGCAACCCGGCGGTGAATACCGAGTTCAACGGCAATTACGCGCACGACCGCAGCGAGAACAAGGTCACCGGCACAGTCAAGCTGGCGTTCAAGGCTTCGGACAAGCTGCTGGTCTATGGCAGCTTCGATCGCGGCTATAAGTCCGGCGGGTATAATCTCGACCAGGCGACGTTCGATTCGGTGCTGCTGGGCGGAAACGGGCCGCAGGCCGCCGACCTCGCCTTTGGGCCGGAAAGCGTCGATTCGTTCGAGACGGGCATCAAGTACAGCCCGAACCGCACCTTCACCTTCAACCTCGCGGGCTTTTACGCGAAGTATAAGGACCTGCAGAACCTGGTGTTCAGCGGCACCAATTTCGTCGTGCAGAATATCGACAAATCGACCTCGCGCGGGATCGAGGCGGAAGCGGTGATCCGCCCGACCGCGGCGTTCACGGTGCGGCTGGGCTATACCTATCTCGACGCCAAATACGACGAGTCGAACAACTTCACCGGCACGCCGCTGGCCGGGCTGGAGGGCGAGCAGATCCAGAACCAGCCCAAGCATGTGATCAACTCGGCAGTGACCTGGGAACCGCAATTGACGAGCGGGCTCAAGGGGCTGGCGCATGTCGACATGCGGTATAACAGCGCCGTCGAGATCGTCGGGCTGAGCAGCGTCGCGGGGCGCGGTATCGTGCGCAATTCGGACTATCCGCTGATCAACGCCCGGCTCGGGCTCCAGAACACCGACGGCAGCATCAAGGGCGAGTTCTTCGTCGAAAACCTGACCAACCAATATTACAACATCACCGGATTCGCAGTCCCCGAGCAGACCGGCAATTATGCCGGCTATCCCGGCTATCCGCGCTTCTACGGCGTGCGGGCGCGCTTCGGGTTCTGA
- the folE gene encoding GTP cyclohydrolase I FolE gives MVENALGPEDGDIIARPAKIPVPDNVAEAIRTLIRWTGDDPTREGLLDTPQRVARAWKEYCQGYGEDPGAHLSRVFEEVGGYDEIVLLNDIPFQSHCEHHMAPIIGTASIAYLPRNHVVGISKIARVLHGYARRLQVQERLTAEVADCIWTKLKPLGVAVVIKATHSCMTARGVRTPGVGMVTSRMMGVFREDERSRKEVLALMGF, from the coding sequence ATGGTGGAAAATGCCCTTGGACCCGAGGATGGCGACATCATCGCGCGCCCCGCCAAGATTCCCGTTCCCGACAATGTCGCCGAGGCGATCCGCACGCTGATCCGCTGGACCGGCGACGATCCCACGCGCGAAGGGCTGCTCGACACGCCGCAGCGCGTGGCGCGCGCGTGGAAGGAATATTGCCAGGGCTATGGCGAGGACCCCGGCGCCCATCTCAGCCGCGTGTTTGAGGAAGTCGGCGGCTATGACGAGATCGTGCTGCTCAACGACATCCCGTTCCAGTCGCATTGCGAGCATCACATGGCGCCGATCATCGGGACCGCATCGATCGCCTATTTGCCGCGCAACCATGTCGTCGGCATATCGAAGATCGCGCGCGTCCTGCACGGCTATGCCCGGCGCCTCCAGGTCCAGGAGCGGCTGACCGCCGAAGTCGCCGACTGTATCTGGACCAAGCTCAAGCCGCTCGGCGTCGCCGTGGTGATCAAGGCGACGCATAGCTGCATGACCGCGCGCGGCGTCCGCACGCCGGGGGTGGGCATGGTCACCAGCCGGATGATGGGCGTGTTCCGCGAAGACGAGCGCAGCCGCAAGGAAGTGCTCGCACTGATGGGCTTTTGA
- a CDS encoding SDR family oxidoreductase, which yields MRVLVTGGARRIGAAIAREMAARGHAIALHHHHSPEEAEALATELRGSGAASVCVLSGELADPATPAALIAAARAQLGGPIAAVVNNASLFAFDRPPIADYALLDRHMHINLAAPVALAMAMAAQDDLDDGAVVNLLDQKLANLNPDFFSYTCSKLALEGATTMLAQALAPRIRVNAVSPGLTLPSLDQTADEFAQTARQNLLERAVDAGDIARTVAHLIETRSITGQNVFVDCGQRFVRRDGDVMFSTRARPEAGADA from the coding sequence ATGCGCGTCCTCGTCACCGGCGGCGCGCGCCGGATCGGTGCGGCGATCGCGCGCGAGATGGCGGCGCGCGGCCATGCAATCGCGCTGCATCATCACCATTCGCCCGAGGAAGCCGAGGCGCTGGCGACCGAACTGCGCGGATCGGGCGCCGCGTCGGTGTGCGTGCTGTCGGGGGAACTTGCCGATCCGGCGACTCCGGCGGCGCTGATCGCCGCGGCGCGCGCGCAACTGGGCGGTCCGATCGCAGCCGTGGTCAACAACGCGTCGCTCTTCGCCTTCGATCGCCCGCCGATCGCCGACTATGCGCTGCTCGACCGGCATATGCACATCAACCTCGCCGCCCCCGTCGCGCTGGCGATGGCGATGGCGGCGCAGGACGATCTGGACGACGGAGCGGTGGTCAATCTGCTCGACCAGAAGCTTGCCAACCTGAACCCCGATTTCTTCAGCTATACCTGCTCGAAGCTGGCGCTGGAGGGGGCCACGACGATGCTGGCGCAGGCGTTGGCGCCGCGCATCCGCGTCAACGCGGTGTCGCCCGGGCTGACGCTGCCGAGCCTCGACCAGACCGCCGACGAATTTGCCCAGACCGCGCGCCAGAATTTGCTCGAGCGGGCGGTGGACGCAGGCGACATTGCCCGCACCGTCGCGCATCTGATCGAGACGCGGAGCATCACCGGGCAGAATGTCTTCGTCGATTGCGGCCAGCGCTTCGTGCGGCGCGACGGCGACGTGATGTTTTCCACCCGCGCGCGACCGGAGGCCGGCGCCGATGCCTGA
- a CDS encoding YceI family protein → MRAFLTLALLVATPAFAQTAPQLPGQPEASRVVAGTYPVDTGHTQVTFTVNHFGFSAFTGQAGGATGSLTIDPKNPAAAKLDITIPTSGIVTTVKALDTHLATPDFFDAATYPTIRFVSTGVVASGNTAKITGNLTLHGVTKPVVLDAKFVGAGDNPMSKKLNFGFSATTTIQRSAFGMDKYVPFVSDEVKIEINAAFAAQ, encoded by the coding sequence ATGCGCGCTTTTCTCACTCTCGCTTTACTCGTCGCCACTCCGGCCTTTGCCCAGACGGCGCCCCAGCTTCCCGGCCAGCCCGAGGCGAGCCGCGTCGTTGCCGGCACCTATCCCGTCGACACCGGCCACACCCAGGTGACCTTCACCGTCAACCATTTCGGCTTCAGCGCCTTCACCGGCCAGGCCGGCGGCGCCACCGGATCGCTGACGATCGACCCTAAGAACCCCGCGGCTGCGAAGCTCGACATCACGATCCCGACCAGCGGCATCGTCACTACGGTCAAGGCGCTCGACACGCACCTCGCGACGCCCGACTTCTTCGATGCGGCAACCTATCCCACGATCCGCTTCGTCTCGACCGGCGTCGTCGCCAGCGGCAACACCGCCAAGATCACCGGCAATCTGACGCTGCACGGCGTCACCAAGCCGGTGGTGCTCGACGCGAAGTTCGTCGGTGCGGGCGATAACCCGATGAGCAAGAAGCTGAACTTCGGCTTCTCCGCCACGACGACGATCCAGCGCTCGGCGTTCGGCATGGACAAGTACGTCCCGTTCGTCTCGGACGAGGTCAAGATCGAGATCAACGCCGCCTTCGCCGCGCAGTAA
- a CDS encoding TMEM175 family protein — MEDQIEGRAGVQRVEAFSDGVIAIIITIMVLELHAPEEPGLIHLLPLWPVFLAYVLSFAYVAVYWVNHHRLFHHAARITNALLWSNIALLFALSLVPFATAHLGEQEFTREATLLYMSIMLLPSFAYTWLQRVIRATGSQERAAREYHRRTIRKGVAATIVYVAGLPLTLVSPWLGLGCAAVVAVFWFLPRSRLDDLFAR; from the coding sequence ATGGAAGATCAAATCGAAGGCCGGGCGGGCGTGCAGCGCGTCGAGGCCTTTTCGGACGGCGTGATCGCGATCATCATCACGATCATGGTGCTGGAACTCCACGCGCCGGAGGAACCGGGGCTGATTCACCTGCTCCCGCTATGGCCGGTGTTTCTCGCCTATGTACTCAGCTTCGCCTATGTCGCGGTCTATTGGGTGAACCACCACCGCTTGTTCCATCATGCGGCTCGGATCACGAACGCGCTGCTCTGGTCAAATATCGCGCTGCTGTTCGCACTTTCGCTGGTGCCGTTCGCCACGGCCCATCTGGGGGAGCAGGAATTCACGCGCGAGGCGACTTTGCTCTACATGAGCATCATGTTGCTGCCGTCCTTCGCGTACACCTGGCTGCAGCGCGTGATCCGCGCGACCGGGAGCCAGGAGCGCGCGGCGCGCGAATATCACCGCCGCACCATCAGAAAGGGCGTGGCGGCGACGATCGTCTATGTCGCGGGACTCCCGCTGACGCTGGTCTCGCCATGGCTTGGATTGGGCTGCGCGGCAGTGGTCGCCGTGTTCTGGTTCCTGCCGCGCAGCCGGCTCGACGATCTGTTCGCGCGGTGA
- a CDS encoding zinc-binding dehydrogenase, protein MTDRFSGLELRSTVSAAGQLTLSLETVDRDAPGPDEVIVRVEAAPINPSDLGLLLGPADLSTLRPGTGDDPVLTADIPPARMAAMKPRLDQSLPVGNEGAGTVVAAGANAQALLGKRVGMMGGAMYAQYRKLPARDCIVLPEGASAADGASMFVNPLTALSMVETLRREGHKALVHTAAASNLGQMLNRVCIADGVPLVNIVRSEAQAEILRAIGATHIVDSSAADFREKLTDAIAETGATLAFDAIGGGKLANTILHAMEAAANRTATEYSRYGSSTFKQVYIYGALDLGPTELDRGYGFAWAVSGFLLTPFLMKLGMEGVMRLRARVAAELTTTFASRYSATISLADVLDPEIVAAYARKATGEKYLIDPSR, encoded by the coding sequence ATGACCGATCGCTTCTCCGGCCTCGAACTCCGCTCGACGGTGTCCGCCGCAGGCCAGCTCACGCTCAGCCTCGAGACCGTCGACCGCGACGCCCCCGGCCCCGACGAGGTTATCGTCCGGGTCGAGGCCGCACCGATCAACCCGTCGGACCTCGGCCTGCTGCTCGGCCCGGCCGATCTCTCGACGCTTCGCCCCGGCACGGGGGACGACCCCGTGCTGACCGCAGACATTCCCCCTGCCCGGATGGCCGCGATGAAGCCGCGGCTCGATCAGTCGCTGCCGGTCGGCAATGAAGGCGCGGGCACCGTCGTCGCCGCGGGTGCGAACGCGCAGGCTCTACTCGGCAAGCGCGTCGGGATGATGGGCGGCGCGATGTACGCGCAGTATCGCAAGCTTCCGGCACGCGATTGCATCGTACTGCCGGAGGGCGCGAGCGCCGCCGATGGCGCGTCGATGTTCGTCAATCCGCTGACCGCGTTGTCGATGGTCGAGACATTGCGGCGCGAGGGGCACAAGGCGCTGGTCCACACCGCCGCCGCGTCGAACCTGGGCCAGATGCTCAACCGCGTCTGCATCGCCGATGGCGTGCCGCTGGTGAACATCGTCCGCAGCGAGGCGCAGGCCGAGATCCTGCGCGCGATCGGCGCGACGCATATCGTCGACAGCAGCGCCGCCGATTTCCGCGAAAAGCTCACCGATGCGATCGCCGAGACCGGCGCGACGCTCGCCTTCGACGCGATCGGCGGCGGCAAGCTGGCCAACACGATCCTCCATGCGATGGAAGCCGCCGCAAACCGCACCGCGACCGAATATAGCCGCTATGGATCATCGACCTTCAAACAGGTCTATATCTATGGCGCGCTCGACCTGGGGCCGACCGAGCTGGATCGCGGCTATGGCTTTGCCTGGGCGGTCAGCGGCTTCCTGCTCACGCCGTTCCTGATGAAGCTGGGCATGGAGGGCGTGATGCGGTTGCGCGCGCGGGTGGCGGCGGAACTCACCACGACCTTTGCCAGCCGGTACAGCGCGACCATCTCGCTTGCCGACGTCCTCGATCCGGAAATCGTCGCCGCCTATGCCCGCAAGGCGACAGGCGAGAAATATCTGATCGATCCGTCGCGCTAA